The genomic stretch CTGGAGAGCTGGTTCACTTCGACAGCAAGCGGCTCCCGTTGATCAAGGGCGAAGATCAGACGCTGCCACGCGAGTATCTGTTCGTCGCCATTGATGATTATTCCCGGGAACTCTATGCAGGGGTATTCCCGGACAAGACACAACACAGTGCCGAACTCTTTCTGCGTCAGGTGGTCGATGAATGCCCTTACACCATCGAATACACCTACTCAGACAACGGCAAAGAATTTAAAGGCACTGGCGAACATGCTTTCGTCAAGGCTTGTAACGAACTCGGTATCGGCCAGAAGTTTACGCGGATCAGCCGGCCCCAGACCAACGGCAAAGCCGAGCGTGTTATCCGCACAATCATGGAGATGTGGCATCAGCAGGAGACGTTCAAAGATCGTAAGAACCGCCATTTCAGCCTGCTGCGCTTCATCAACTTTTACAACACGGTCAAGCCCCACAAGGGCATTGACGATCTAACGCCATACGAAAAATTGCTGGATCATTTCTATGGCTTAAAAGTGTAAACAACGCGTTCAGATCTAACACTTAAGACTTGAAGGTGAAATTGGCTACCGTGCCAATGACCTCGATAAGTTTACATATGACGGCGTAGGCACTTTCAAAATCGATGGTGACGTTACGACTCTTTCGTTGATGGGGAATATGTTTGTTGATTTCATGCCCAATGAATTCTTTTCCCCCTTTGTCGGTTTCGGCCTCGGTTTTGCCAATGTTGAAGGGGATATTGACGGCTTTGGCAGCGAAGACGATGACGTTTTTGCCTATCAGGTAGCTGTTGGCGGCACTTATGCAGCCAATAAACAGGTATCTCTAGATGTGCAATATCGCTATTTTGCCACGGAAGACCCGGATTTTGAGGGACTGGATTCAGAATATCAGTCTCATAACGTTCTGGTTGGTCTACGCTTCAACTTCTAAATCTTAATGACCCGCTACCTGAATTTTCCGCGCCCGATTTGGGCGCGGATTTTTTTCCGAAAGTGTTTATCGCGGGCATTCTTAACTCTCATGAGGTTTTTGCCCTTAATCCGCCAGGAGAGAATTTTGCCATGCATCGGTTACGTTTTTTAATTGTTGGTCTGATCGTTTTTCTGGCCGGCTGCGCTTCCTGGTATGCGAAAGTGCAACCGGGGTTTGACTGGAGCCAGGTCTCGTCTGTCGCCTTGCAGGGGCCGGAAAATGACAGGTATGGCGACCTGCTGGCGGCGGCAGAGGACGAACTGACGGGGATGGGTTACGAGGTGTTGAGGGGGGAATCGTCCACGGCACAGATGCGGGTGCATTTTACCGTGGGTGAAGGTCTTGATGTCGATGAGACGGGGCGCCGTTTTATGCGGCCGAAGAGTCTACATGTCCGTTTTTACGACACAGCCGATCAGTCACTTGTCGCGGAAAACAGTTATTTTCTGCTCCCTTCGGAAGATCCGAGCCAGGGGGTGAAAGCCCTTTTTGACGGCATCCGCAAAAAACAGGCGCAGCGCCCCCCAAGTGCGTCAACGGAGAAAACCTCAACCTCGGCAGCGGCACCGTCTGAATCCGACCCTCCTCCGCCGAAACCGGAGCCGACCACCGAGGCGCCTGATTCGGCCTACCCGATTGAAGAGCCTTCGCCCTGGGTGCCGCGCTTCAAGTCCTGGGGATTTGATGAGTGGGGACAGTAGGAAGGATCATGAGTAAAACCAACCCACGATTCATGGCACTTTTTCTCGAACTTTTTGAATCCCTGCCAAGGCAGGGGCCGGGCAGCCGGGCCTGCGCCGAGAGGGCGCTGCGTCTTTGCCGGGAGTTGCCGCCGGTCCCGAGGATTCTCGATCTGGGCTGCGGTACGGGGGCGCAGACGCTTTACCTGGCTGAGCTCACCGCCGGATCTATCCTGGCCATTGACAGCCATGCCCCCAGCATTGAACGGCTGCGGCAGACTCTGGCCGAGCGCGGGCTTTCGCGCCGTGCCAAGGCCCAGGTCGGCGATATGGCGCAGCTGGAACTGCCAACAGCGAGTTTCGATCTCATCTGGTCGGAGGGGGCGCTCTACAATATCGGCATAGAGATGGCGCTGCCCATCTGCCTCGAACTGCTACGGCCGGGGGGATACCTCGCCTTTACCGATGCGGTCTGGCGCCGGGAAAACCCGCCGGAAGAGGTCAGGGCCGCCTTCGAGCAGGAGGGGGTAACTCTGGGCTGGGCGGCGGAGGTGGCGGCTGCCATCACCCAGGGCGGCTTCGAGCTGCTCGATCACTTCACCCTGCCTGACGCGGCCTGGTGGGATGATTTCTACACGCCCATGTTGGCCCGTATCGAAGCCATGCGTCACCAGTACGCCAATGACCGCGAGGCGCTGACTATTTTGGATGAAATCGCCAAAGAGCCGGAAATGCACCGTCACTATGCTAACTATTACGGCTACGAGTTTTTTGTCGCCCGCCGGCGCTGATACCGGCCGGACCCACATCCCTCCTGCCTCAAATCCCTTTATTGAATCACTGTTTCAAGTCTGAACACCGGTCTCAGACCACATGGGGCCGGTCCTGTCGGCGTCGTTTGGTGTAGTAGGAAAAGATGGCGATAAGGACGCCGGTGCCCATGAGGACGCCGCCGGCCAGAGCCATACTGGCGCCGGGATCGTAGTTGATGGTGAGCACGGAAGAGGTGCGCACGATGGGTTGCAGAGGCCGCAGGTTAAGGCCTTGTTCAACGAGGGTGGCGGGCGGGCCCTGACGCAGGAAGTACCAGCCCTGCCAGCGGAGCTGGCCGTCGCTGGCCATCAGCTGCAGGTGCAGGGCCGGATTATTCAGGTCGCGGCCCATGGCCACCACGCGTTCGCCTAGACGGCGGGCCGTGGGGAGAAAATCCAGTACGGCGAGGGTGGCGCCACCGGGGAGGATGAGGCGTGTGCCTTCTTGGAGGTCCACGCGGCCGAAGCCCGGGGCGTGAAAGGAAAAGCCGTCGGCTTCCTGCTGGAAGCTGGCGGCCAGGACGATCAGCCCCTGGTGGCTCAGGGGGTGGTTGGTGCGTACCTGCTGGCGAAACATTTCTTTGCCATTTCGCAGCAGGGTCAGCTCGTTGACCATGTCGAGGGGGCGGCGGCCGCTTTCGTCGAAAATGGGCCGGAAGTCGTCGAGGCGCAGACTGAGGTCGGGATGCTGGGGCAGATTCAGGGTTTCGCCCACGGCCAGCAGGTTGCCGGCGGTGCGATAGCCGCTGAACTGGCCCCAGAAGAAGGCGATCACCAGCAGGCAGAAACCGAGGTGGATGAGGTATTCGCCCGTCTTGCGCCAGCGGCTGCGCAGACGCGGCAACCAGTCGAGGAAGCAGCAGAGGGTGTTGATGGCAAAGGCAATGATCAGCAGGGCGGCGACGGGCATCCACAGGGTGAGCAGCGGCGCCTGCCGGGCGGCCGCCGGATAGAAGGCCCCCAGGGTGACGGCATCGAGATCGCCGAAGAGGCGCGGATGGTAGTGCATGATAAGCGAGCCGACCATGATCACCAGGGTGGCCAAGGAAGCCAGCACGATGGCGAGCTTGAGGGAGGTGAGCCACTCCCATATTTTGCTTCGATGTGTGGTCATATCTTTGCTTTCAGGCGAGGTCTTTGGTTTTTTACAGAGGATGATTGCTTTGCAGCAGCAGGCCGATGCCCAGATAGGTGAAGAGGACAAGGGCGAAGCCGGCGACTGAGAGGAGGGCGTAGCCTTCACCCTGCCAGCGTCGCACGAACTTGGCGTGGCACATGCCGGCGTAAAAGAGCCAGACGATAAAGGACCAGACCCCCTTGATGTTCCAGGAAAACCAGTGGCCCCAGGCGACATGGGCCCAGATGCTGCCGCTGACCATGCACAGGGTGAAGAAGACGAACCCGAGCAGGACAGCCTCCTCGTTGTGGCGGCGCAGCAGCTCCCGCGGCGGCATGCTGCGTGGACGCAGGGCGGCAGGGGTCAGGTAGGCCATGGCCACGGAGAAGGCCATGGCGAAGAGGGCGTAGCCCATGAAGGAGAAGGCCACATGCAGGGTGAAGAGGGGCGTGTCGAGAGCCGGGATGAGGGGTGAAATCGTCACCCCGCGTTTTATAGCGGTGCCAAGCAGCGCCAAGGTCACCGCCAGCACGAACAGGCCGGCGGCGCCAATGCGGTAGCGCAGCTCGAAGTAGAGAAAGGTGCCCCCCATGGCCCAGCTGAAGAAGACCAGGGTCGAAAAGAGGTTGGTCACCGGCAGGTAGCCCATTTGCCGCCAGGCGGCGGCCAGGTAGAGGGTCTGCA from Desulfuromonas sp. KJ2020 encodes the following:
- a CDS encoding class I SAM-dependent methyltransferase; this encodes MSKTNPRFMALFLELFESLPRQGPGSRACAERALRLCRELPPVPRILDLGCGTGAQTLYLAELTAGSILAIDSHAPSIERLRQTLAERGLSRRAKAQVGDMAQLELPTASFDLIWSEGALYNIGIEMALPICLELLRPGGYLAFTDAVWRRENPPEEVRAAFEQEGVTLGWAAEVAAAITQGGFELLDHFTLPDAAWWDDFYTPMLARIEAMRHQYANDREALTILDEIAKEPEMHRHYANYYGYEFFVARRR
- a CDS encoding cytochrome c biogenesis protein ResB; its protein translation is MTTHRSKIWEWLTSLKLAIVLASLATLVIMVGSLIMHYHPRLFGDLDAVTLGAFYPAAARQAPLLTLWMPVAALLIIAFAINTLCCFLDWLPRLRSRWRKTGEYLIHLGFCLLVIAFFWGQFSGYRTAGNLLAVGETLNLPQHPDLSLRLDDFRPIFDESGRRPLDMVNELTLLRNGKEMFRQQVRTNHPLSHQGLIVLAASFQQEADGFSFHAPGFGRVDLQEGTRLILPGGATLAVLDFLPTARRLGERVVAMGRDLNNPALHLQLMASDGQLRWQGWYFLRQGPPATLVEQGLNLRPLQPIVRTSSVLTINYDPGASMALAGGVLMGTGVLIAIFSYYTKRRRQDRPHVV
- the ccsA gene encoding cytochrome c biogenesis protein CcsA; protein product: MISLESLYPLQGALGLYLTAALVQLGLLGGERRTWRLFALALTIAAFVLQTLYLAAAWRQMGYLPVTNLFSTLVFFSWAMGGTFLYFELRYRIGAAGLFVLAVTLALLGTAIKRGVTISPLIPALDTPLFTLHVAFSFMGYALFAMAFSVAMAYLTPAALRPRSMPPRELLRRHNEEAVLLGFVFFTLCMVSGSIWAHVAWGHWFSWNIKGVWSFIVWLFYAGMCHAKFVRRWQGEGYALLSVAGFALVLFTYLGIGLLLQSNHPL
- a CDS encoding integrase core domain-containing protein → GELVHFDSKRLPLIKGEDQTLPREYLFVAIDDYSRELYAGVFPDKTQHSAELFLRQVVDECPYTIEYTYSDNGKEFKGTGEHAFVKACNELGIGQKFTRISRPQTNGKAERVIRTIMEMWHQQETFKDRKNRHFSLLRFINFYNTVKPHKGIDDLTPYEKLLDHFYGLKV